Proteins encoded in a region of the Marinobacter arenosus genome:
- a CDS encoding DUF3604 domain-containing protein: MNHTRAILTCLTSLSLLFAAGAVSAEDFANYGEAPSDKGHIGKAEYSPYLSSGYPQMVYWGDTHVHTAYSTDAGMVGNRLGPDEAYRFAKGEMVVASNGVRARLQRPLDFIVIADHAENMGLAPMIEEKDPRLLQTDFGRKISSLVYSGNYGDAYALWGQGMATRKDPLAGSEELTRSIWSRLNSAADNHNQPGVFTALIGFEWSSSPGGNNLHRNVVFRDGKQLADQVIPLSNYDTTDPEDLWSWMAMYEEKTGGQVLAIAHNGNLSNGLMFDDKTQSGKSLSRDYAERRMRWEPIYEVTQIKGDGETHPALSMNDEFADYGTWDKGSFGPEPKTPEMLPREYAREALKRGLAYEERLGANPFKFGMLGSTDTHTSLATTQEDNFFGKATPVEPSADPSRFDEKITGYLQAPDGPDITIRHYKALAAGLTGVWAKANTREAIWDAMERKEVYATTGTRMTVRMFGGWEFTEVDVQRPDFAETGYLQGVPMGGDLCSAPEDKAPNLVIRALRDPDGANLDRIQVVKGWLDSKGEVHERIYDAACSDDRAINGEGRCEQAVGNTVDIPSATYTNGIGSALLMAHWQDPDFDPEQRAFYYVRVLEIPTPRWTTYDAAFFGVDLPDDVPPTQQERAYSSPIWYSPKCDSDKTGIASAGMSSNGG, translated from the coding sequence ATGAATCACACCAGAGCAATACTCACGTGCCTTACCTCCCTATCCCTGTTGTTCGCGGCTGGAGCTGTATCTGCCGAAGATTTTGCCAATTATGGGGAAGCGCCTTCTGACAAGGGCCATATTGGAAAAGCAGAATATTCGCCCTATCTGAGCAGCGGGTATCCCCAGATGGTTTACTGGGGGGATACCCATGTGCATACCGCGTACTCGACGGATGCGGGCATGGTCGGTAATAGGCTGGGCCCGGACGAAGCTTATCGCTTTGCGAAAGGAGAGATGGTCGTTGCCAGCAATGGAGTGCGCGCACGCCTTCAACGTCCTCTGGATTTTATCGTGATCGCAGACCATGCCGAGAACATGGGCCTTGCGCCGATGATCGAAGAGAAGGACCCCAGGCTTCTGCAAACGGATTTCGGGCGCAAGATTTCGTCCCTGGTCTACTCAGGAAACTACGGAGATGCCTATGCGTTGTGGGGCCAGGGGATGGCGACTCGAAAGGACCCGCTGGCCGGCAGCGAAGAACTCACCCGTTCGATCTGGAGCCGACTGAACAGTGCGGCAGACAACCACAACCAGCCCGGAGTGTTCACCGCACTGATCGGTTTCGAGTGGTCGTCCAGCCCCGGCGGTAACAACCTGCATCGTAACGTCGTATTCCGGGATGGTAAGCAACTGGCCGACCAGGTCATTCCCCTGTCGAATTACGATACAACGGATCCGGAGGATCTATGGTCATGGATGGCCATGTATGAGGAGAAAACCGGCGGACAAGTGTTGGCCATTGCACACAATGGCAACCTGTCCAACGGACTCATGTTTGACGACAAGACCCAGAGCGGCAAATCACTGAGCCGGGACTACGCCGAGCGCCGGATGCGTTGGGAACCGATCTACGAAGTCACGCAGATCAAGGGCGATGGGGAAACTCACCCGGCACTCTCCATGAATGACGAATTTGCTGACTATGGCACGTGGGACAAAGGCAGTTTCGGCCCGGAGCCAAAAACGCCCGAGATGCTCCCCCGGGAATACGCGCGCGAAGCGCTCAAACGTGGCCTCGCCTATGAAGAGAGGCTTGGTGCCAACCCCTTCAAGTTCGGCATGCTGGGTTCAACCGATACCCACACCTCGCTGGCCACCACGCAGGAAGACAACTTTTTCGGTAAAGCCACACCGGTCGAGCCAAGCGCCGACCCGAGTCGTTTCGACGAAAAAATCACCGGCTACCTGCAGGCGCCCGACGGCCCGGATATCACCATCAGACATTACAAAGCACTCGCAGCGGGCCTGACCGGCGTCTGGGCGAAAGCGAACACCCGTGAAGCCATTTGGGACGCCATGGAGCGCAAGGAGGTCTACGCGACAACGGGCACCCGCATGACAGTCCGCATGTTTGGCGGGTGGGAATTTACCGAGGTGGACGTACAGCGACCGGATTTTGCAGAGACCGGTTACCTCCAAGGGGTCCCCATGGGCGGCGATCTTTGCTCCGCGCCCGAAGATAAGGCGCCCAACCTCGTCATTCGTGCGTTGCGAGACCCGGACGGCGCCAATCTTGACCGGATTCAGGTCGTCAAAGGCTGGTTGGACAGCAAAGGTGAGGTTCATGAGCGAATTTACGATGCGGCCTGTTCCGATGACCGCGCGATCAATGGCGAAGGGCGCTGCGAGCAAGCCGTGGGGAACACCGTCGACATCCCGAGTGCCACCTACACCAACGGTATTGGCTCCGCGCTTTTGATGGCCCATTGGCAGGATCCTGATTTTGATCCAGAGCAGCGCGCCTTCTACTACGTGAGGGTATTGGAAATTCCCACGCCTCGTTGGACGACCTACGATGCGGCATTTTTCGGCGTCGACCTGCCCGACGATGTTCCGCCCACCCAGCAGGAGCGCGCGTACTCGTCACCGATCTGGTACAGCCCCAAGTGCGACTCGGACAAAACCGGCATAGCGAGCGCCGGTATGTCCAGTAACGGAGGATAA